From the genome of Gemmatimonadota bacterium, one region includes:
- a CDS encoding (Fe-S)-binding protein, with the protein MLSPYEKILFALLAAVSLYLASVTFRRMTGTIMRGRGRLAWDGLPGRLWTGVKALAGQNNMIRNRPLVSLAHTGIAWGFILYMAVNLVDVLEGLVTGFVFLEEGTAGQVYRLIVDLMTLAAVVGMAALLIRRFVVKSADLAVAPNVKLHHRAAGGIRRDSLIVGFFILGHVGFRLVGASFDIAIHGPDPWQPVAALAAGFWTGLEPSVLTFGLHASWWIAIGLVLAFLPWFPFSKHAHLFMGPFNLMTAPERTSPGALDALDFEDETIEQFGAGRITDLDRTHITDAFACIMCNRCQDACPAYATGKELSPAALEVNKRYHLRDHMKSLAAGGDDTEPMLGYAMSESALWACTACGACTEACPVGNEPMFDILAMRRNQVLMESAFPNELKGAFTGIERNGNPWQMAGDRMEWTESLDFKVPTVAEHRDYDVLFWVGCAGAFDPGARDTARAIAKVLHRAGVNFAVLGNDESCTGDLARRAGNEYLFSIAAEGNIETLNAAGADQAGRRKIVTGCPHCLHTLGNEYGALGGRFEVMHHTQLIGELAKTGRLKVQGEAETRTTYHDPCYLGRHGGEYEAPRQALAAARPSLVEMARSRNRSFCCGAGGAQVWKEEEEGREAVSDHRFREARETGADTLAVGCPFCARMMNDANKRAGEPMRVRDIAEIVAESIQDERERTHHDDR; encoded by the coding sequence ATGCTTTCTCCGTACGAAAAGATCCTCTTCGCCCTCCTTGCGGCCGTCTCGCTGTACCTCGCGTCCGTCACCTTCAGGCGCATGACCGGGACGATTATGCGGGGCCGGGGCCGCCTGGCCTGGGATGGTCTTCCAGGCCGGCTGTGGACCGGAGTCAAGGCCCTGGCCGGCCAGAACAACATGATCCGCAACCGGCCGCTGGTTTCCCTCGCGCACACCGGAATTGCGTGGGGCTTCATCCTCTACATGGCGGTCAACCTGGTGGACGTGCTGGAAGGCCTGGTAACCGGCTTCGTTTTTCTGGAGGAAGGTACCGCCGGTCAAGTCTATCGACTGATCGTCGATCTCATGACCCTGGCGGCGGTGGTTGGCATGGCTGCCTTGCTCATCCGCCGGTTCGTCGTGAAATCCGCGGATCTCGCCGTGGCACCCAACGTCAAGCTGCACCACCGGGCCGCCGGCGGCATCCGGCGGGATTCCCTGATCGTTGGGTTTTTCATCCTCGGCCACGTCGGCTTCCGGCTCGTGGGCGCATCCTTCGACATCGCCATACACGGACCGGACCCCTGGCAGCCGGTCGCGGCGCTGGCAGCAGGTTTCTGGACGGGCCTGGAACCTTCCGTGCTGACTTTCGGCCTGCACGCCAGTTGGTGGATCGCCATCGGGCTGGTGCTGGCCTTCCTGCCCTGGTTTCCCTTTTCGAAACACGCCCACCTGTTCATGGGCCCCTTCAACTTGATGACCGCCCCTGAACGGACCAGTCCGGGCGCGCTGGATGCCCTGGATTTCGAAGACGAGACTATCGAGCAGTTCGGCGCGGGCCGGATCACCGACCTGGACCGGACCCATATCACGGACGCCTTCGCCTGCATCATGTGCAACCGGTGCCAGGACGCCTGCCCGGCCTATGCCACGGGCAAGGAACTGTCTCCCGCGGCCCTGGAGGTGAACAAGCGGTATCACCTTCGAGACCACATGAAATCCCTGGCGGCGGGCGGGGATGACACCGAACCGATGCTGGGTTACGCCATGAGCGAAAGCGCGCTCTGGGCCTGCACGGCCTGCGGCGCCTGCACGGAGGCCTGTCCCGTCGGCAACGAACCCATGTTCGACATCCTCGCCATGCGCCGGAACCAGGTGCTGATGGAGAGCGCGTTTCCGAACGAACTGAAAGGCGCCTTCACCGGGATCGAACGGAACGGCAATCCCTGGCAGATGGCGGGCGACCGGATGGAATGGACCGAATCCCTGGACTTCAAGGTGCCGACCGTCGCGGAACATCGGGACTACGACGTCCTGTTCTGGGTCGGCTGCGCCGGCGCCTTCGATCCCGGCGCCCGGGACACGGCGCGAGCCATCGCTAAGGTCCTGCATCGGGCGGGGGTAAACTTCGCCGTGCTGGGAAACGACGAATCCTGTACGGGAGATCTGGCGCGAAGGGCCGGAAACGAGTATCTTTTCAGTATAGCCGCCGAAGGGAACATCGAGACTTTGAACGCCGCGGGTGCCGACCAGGCCGGCCGGAGGAAAATCGTCACGGGTTGCCCCCACTGCCTGCATACCCTCGGAAACGAGTACGGCGCACTGGGCGGCCGTTTCGAGGTCATGCACCACACGCAACTCATCGGCGAACTGGCGAAGACCGGCAGGCTCAAGGTTCAGGGCGAGGCGGAGACGCGCACCACCTATCACGATCCGTGTTACCTGGGCCGCCACGGCGGTGAATACGAAGCGCCCCGACAGGCGCTGGCGGCAGCCCGGCCTTCCCTGGTGGAAATGGCCCGGAGCAGGAACCGGTCTTTCTGCTGCGGCGCGGGCGGCGCACAGGTCTGGAAAGAAGAAGAGGAAGGCAGGGAAGCGGTCAGCGACCATCGCTTCCGGGAAGCCCGGGAAACCGGGGCCGACACCCTGGCCGTGGGCTGTCCCTTCTGCGCCAGGATGATGAACGACGCCAACAAGCGGGCCGGCGAACCCATGCGGGTCCGGGATATCGCCGAAATCGTGGCGGAATCCATTCAAGATGAGCGGGAGCGCACGCATCATGACGACCGTTAA
- a CDS encoding amidohydrolase family protein — protein MVYDFHTHFYTSAYLDEIEGGGYQATLIRDADGHRLLKLDGDYSMISPGHFDADYVIEHMDRHGVDRQLLSFSIPGLHVEEPDAGLRLARIVNEALAKTVARHPGRLSALAVLPLQDPAASAAELRLAAESLNLRGGMLFSNINGLSLGAPEFQELYATASSLDLPLFVHPTTPHAHDLYAAYRLTPMAGFPFDTSVAALHLVFSGTMAAHPGLKVVLGNLGGTVPFLAGRIDQAYRSYPEAREQLDRPPSEYLKDMYYESAGMPDSGALRLAIDFAGIDRVMFGSDFPQQIADVDLGLRTIDELELDEADRQRIVGRNAAGLLKE, from the coding sequence TTGGTATACGATTTCCACACCCATTTCTACACCTCCGCCTACCTCGACGAGATCGAAGGGGGAGGATACCAGGCAACGCTGATCAGGGACGCCGACGGCCATCGCCTGCTGAAGCTTGACGGCGATTACAGCATGATCTCTCCGGGCCATTTCGATGCGGACTACGTGATCGAACATATGGACCGGCACGGCGTGGACCGGCAGCTGCTCAGCTTTTCGATTCCCGGACTGCACGTCGAGGAACCGGATGCCGGCCTCCGACTCGCCCGGATCGTGAACGAGGCCCTGGCCAAGACTGTGGCCCGCCATCCCGGCCGGCTGTCCGCCCTGGCGGTCCTTCCACTGCAGGACCCGGCCGCTTCGGCGGCGGAACTGCGCCTCGCCGCGGAGTCACTGAACCTGCGGGGCGGCATGCTGTTCTCGAATATCAACGGCCTGTCGCTGGGCGCCCCGGAGTTTCAGGAACTTTACGCGACGGCCTCTTCCCTGGACCTGCCGCTCTTCGTACATCCCACCACGCCCCATGCCCATGACCTTTACGCGGCGTACAGGCTCACGCCCATGGCCGGGTTTCCTTTCGACACGTCGGTGGCCGCCCTGCACCTGGTATTCAGCGGGACCATGGCGGCTCACCCAGGCCTAAAGGTCGTGCTGGGGAACCTGGGCGGCACCGTCCCGTTCCTCGCGGGCCGGATCGACCAGGCCTACCGTTCCTACCCCGAGGCTCGCGAGCAACTGGATCGGCCGCCATCTGAGTACCTGAAGGACATGTACTACGAATCCGCGGGGATGCCGGACAGCGGCGCACTTCGCCTGGCCATCGATTTCGCCGGGATCGACCGGGTGATGTTCGGTTCCGACTTCCCCCAGCAGATCGCCGACGTCGACCTGGGGCTGCGGACTATCGATGAATTGGAGCTGGATGAAGCGGACCGGCAGCGCATCGTCGGCCGGAACGCGGCAGGACTTTTGAAGGAATAG
- a CDS encoding sulfatase, translating to MRIVFFDIDSLRPDHLGCYGYGRPTSPAIDEIAAQGMRFDRYYCADSPCMPSRHGWITGRFGINNGVVTHGGPASKLQIIEQQYGGPDERNQLVQRRLRQHGYDTVCFSNFPTRHCATWFGLGWSEFHSPNLKTGSETADEVNEAVLRWIAANGERDDFLLYINYWDPHRVYEAPRDGFDRMAAHPSAVDWPDEEAIRGHQDVDGWFTASHLFPEDRPSPTPNMPDAIRNTDDLNHMVTGYDAEIRYTDHHVQQVLDALGDLGDLDDTAVIISADHGEAMGEHGIYGDHVCADECIHRIPLILKWPGVTPPGSTCDDLLYNVDLSATLIDLVGGEVPEYFDGRSFAEGLATGQCRLHDYLVWGHGLYTLQRAVRTPDHLMIRTYDDFGYQFAPVALYDMVSDPYQTRNLAGDEPEILHRMDHCLSEWLHEQRVKPYAIPDPLEVVWQERQTP from the coding sequence TTGCGCATCGTCTTCTTCGACATCGACAGCCTGAGACCCGACCACCTGGGTTGCTACGGCTATGGCCGGCCGACCTCGCCCGCCATCGACGAGATCGCCGCGCAGGGGATGCGTTTCGACCGGTACTACTGCGCGGACTCTCCCTGCATGCCGTCGAGGCACGGATGGATCACCGGCCGTTTCGGGATCAACAACGGCGTGGTGACCCACGGCGGACCCGCATCGAAGCTTCAAATAATCGAGCAGCAGTACGGCGGACCCGACGAGCGGAACCAGCTGGTGCAGAGAAGACTGCGCCAGCACGGATATGACACCGTCTGTTTCTCCAACTTCCCCACGCGGCACTGCGCGACCTGGTTCGGGCTGGGCTGGTCGGAGTTCCATTCGCCCAACCTGAAGACGGGATCGGAGACGGCGGACGAAGTCAACGAGGCCGTGCTCCGCTGGATCGCCGCGAATGGCGAGCGGGACGATTTCCTGCTGTACATCAACTACTGGGACCCGCACCGGGTCTACGAAGCACCTCGCGACGGGTTCGACCGCATGGCGGCACATCCGTCGGCGGTGGACTGGCCCGATGAGGAAGCGATACGCGGCCACCAGGATGTCGACGGCTGGTTTACCGCGTCCCACCTCTTTCCCGAGGATCGGCCGAGTCCCACGCCGAACATGCCGGACGCCATCCGGAACACGGACGACCTGAATCACATGGTGACCGGGTACGACGCGGAGATCCGCTACACCGACCATCACGTTCAGCAAGTGCTGGACGCCCTGGGTGACCTGGGCGACCTGGACGACACGGCGGTCATCATCTCGGCGGATCACGGCGAGGCCATGGGGGAGCACGGCATCTACGGCGACCACGTATGCGCCGACGAATGCATACACCGCATCCCGCTGATCCTGAAATGGCCGGGGGTTACGCCGCCCGGATCCACCTGCGACGATCTGCTGTATAACGTGGACCTGAGCGCCACGCTCATCGACCTGGTCGGCGGCGAAGTACCGGAATACTTTGACGGGCGGTCCTTCGCGGAAGGACTCGCCACCGGACAGTGCCGCCTGCACGACTACCTGGTCTGGGGTCACGGCCTGTACACGCTGCAGCGGGCGGTGCGGACACCCGATCACCTCATGATCAGGACCTACGACGACTTCGGATACCAGTTCGCCCCGGTGGCCCTGTACGATATGGTAAGCGACCCGTACCAGACGCGGAACCTGGCCGGCGATGAGCCGGAGATCCTGCACAGAATGGATCACTGTCTGTCGGAGTGGCTTCACGAACAGCGGGTCAAGCCCTACGCCATCCCCGATCCCCTGGAGGTCGTGTGGCAGGAACGCCAAACTCCGTAA
- a CDS encoding thiamine pyrophosphate-dependent enzyme, translating into MQETILNDLKMPYCPGCGHTVANKSMSKALADMGVHPLDVIVVSDIGCTGLVDPLLTCHTIHGLHGRAVALAMGIRMGLEHPDKKIIALQGDGGATIGLQHLLEAARHNLDLTLVVQNNMVYGMTGGQISGLSSTEFKEPGRPETAVPGYDICALAHNAGAAYTARTFIGKDTAELWKEALSTPGFSLIEIVEMCPAYGMRKVQELHDTADYESVVTRNPRAAGLPHKAMGRSLLDALKPIEHTCEAPLDGRLEIIVAGSAGEAIQSAGDLLSTAGITAGLSATKKGDYPITIGTGFSVAEVILSRQPVHYTGIDCPDIMIVISQDGLDKVRSRIGEHTLVIADSKLGPELAELTGPNGTIGSIGASGPNGPINLVTRDFRKAGGSKGAALAAIAHWLQDNGFLPIEALIEAASRHKHGDKMKVIIDQAIAA; encoded by the coding sequence ATGCAGGAAACCATCCTGAACGACCTGAAAATGCCCTACTGTCCGGGCTGTGGTCATACGGTCGCCAACAAGTCCATGAGCAAGGCCCTGGCGGACATGGGCGTGCACCCCCTCGACGTCATCGTGGTGAGCGACATCGGCTGCACGGGGCTCGTAGACCCGCTGCTTACCTGCCACACGATTCACGGACTCCACGGCCGGGCGGTCGCCCTGGCCATGGGCATCCGCATGGGACTCGAGCATCCGGACAAGAAGATCATCGCCTTGCAGGGCGACGGCGGCGCCACGATCGGACTGCAGCACCTGCTCGAGGCGGCCCGGCACAACCTGGACCTCACCCTCGTCGTGCAGAACAACATGGTCTACGGCATGACGGGCGGCCAGATCAGCGGGCTGTCTTCCACCGAGTTCAAGGAGCCTGGCCGGCCCGAGACTGCCGTGCCGGGGTACGACATCTGCGCGCTGGCCCACAACGCCGGCGCGGCCTATACCGCACGGACGTTTATCGGCAAGGATACGGCCGAACTCTGGAAGGAGGCCCTGTCCACGCCGGGATTCTCGCTTATCGAGATCGTGGAAATGTGCCCGGCGTACGGCATGCGGAAGGTCCAGGAACTCCACGATACGGCGGACTACGAAAGCGTGGTGACGAGGAACCCGCGCGCGGCCGGCCTGCCGCACAAGGCGATGGGACGGTCCCTGCTGGACGCGTTGAAACCGATCGAACACACCTGCGAGGCGCCGCTCGACGGCCGCCTGGAAATCATCGTCGCGGGTTCGGCCGGCGAGGCCATCCAGTCCGCGGGGGACCTGCTCTCCACGGCGGGCATCACCGCGGGCCTTTCCGCCACCAAGAAGGGCGACTACCCCATCACCATCGGCACCGGGTTCTCCGTGGCGGAGGTGATCCTCTCCCGGCAGCCGGTTCACTACACCGGGATCGACTGTCCCGACATCATGATCGTCATATCGCAGGACGGACTGGACAAGGTCCGGTCCCGCATCGGCGAACATACCCTGGTGATCGCGGACTCGAAACTGGGTCCCGAGCTTGCGGAGCTGACCGGTCCGAACGGTACCATCGGGTCGATCGGTGCGTCCGGGCCGAACGGTCCAATCAACCTGGTGACCCGGGACTTCCGGAAGGCGGGTGGATCGAAAGGCGCCGCCCTGGCCGCCATCGCCCACTGGCTCCAGGACAATGGGTTTCTGCCCATCGAAGCCCTCATCGAAGCCGCCAGCCGCCACAAGCACGGAGACAAGATGAAGGTCATCATCGACCAGGCCATCGCGGCCTAG
- a CDS encoding electron transfer flavoprotein subunit alpha/FixB family protein codes for MASSLLVWIEQVDGQADPIAWQAMAAAGKVAGELGGSLTAAVFGDGVGEIARQAVEAGADRVYTADDPSLGRYRVEPYAKLLARILENEPPSEVLMGASTAGLELSAYVAALADAGLAPDCTDLHVEGDRLVAVRPALVGNLVSTVTFRGTGHRFVTVRRNIFQPADPDPSRTGEIIEVPAVLSEDKIPTRVASVETADGTVSLTEASIIVSGGRGVGGPEGFQPVRELADALGGALGASRAAVDAGWIPYAHQVGQTGKTVQPDLYIACGISGAIQHLAGMKNARVIVAINKDADVPLYKYAHYGIAGDLFSYLPAIAEEVKKRLGR; via the coding sequence ATGGCAAGCAGCTTACTCGTATGGATTGAACAGGTGGACGGACAGGCGGACCCGATCGCATGGCAGGCGATGGCCGCCGCGGGCAAAGTCGCCGGCGAACTCGGCGGTTCCCTGACCGCCGCCGTGTTCGGTGACGGTGTCGGCGAGATCGCCCGACAGGCTGTCGAGGCCGGCGCGGACCGCGTGTACACCGCCGATGATCCTTCACTGGGCCGCTACCGCGTGGAGCCCTACGCGAAGCTCCTGGCTCGGATCCTGGAGAACGAACCGCCGTCCGAGGTCCTGATGGGGGCGAGTACGGCCGGCCTGGAGCTTTCGGCCTACGTCGCCGCCCTCGCCGATGCGGGCCTGGCGCCGGACTGCACCGACCTGCATGTGGAAGGCGACCGGTTGGTCGCCGTACGCCCCGCGCTGGTCGGCAACCTGGTATCCACCGTGACGTTCAGGGGCACCGGGCATCGTTTCGTCACGGTGCGGCGCAATATCTTCCAGCCGGCGGATCCCGATCCGTCCCGGACCGGGGAGATCATCGAGGTGCCTGCCGTGCTGTCCGAGGACAAGATCCCCACCCGCGTGGCGTCCGTGGAGACCGCGGACGGCACCGTCAGCCTGACCGAAGCAAGCATCATCGTATCGGGCGGCCGCGGCGTGGGCGGACCGGAGGGTTTCCAGCCCGTTCGCGAACTGGCGGACGCCCTGGGCGGCGCCCTCGGCGCCAGCCGGGCCGCGGTGGATGCCGGGTGGATACCCTATGCCCACCAGGTCGGACAGACCGGAAAGACGGTACAGCCCGACCTGTACATCGCCTGCGGGATTTCCGGCGCGATACAGCACCTGGCGGGCATGAAGAACGCCCGCGTGATCGTGGCCATCAACAAAGACGCCGACGTGCCGCTGTACAAGTACGCCCACTACGGCATCGCCGGCGACCTCTTCAGTTACCTGCCCGCCATCGCGGAAGAAGTGAAGAAACGGCTGGGCCGATAG
- a CDS encoding electron transfer flavoprotein subunit beta/FixA family protein, which yields MNIIALVKQTPDTAQLSGSVDGLKLSADGGPRIVNPWDEYTLETAIQAREEHGGKVTALCLGPPEASDALKTALAMGVDEAVLVSDPAMADSDSLASARILVAAIRKIGAFDLIVGGRAAIDGNTAATAVQVAALLGVPLVSYVAELKSLDPSDGTISAVRLLEKARETVTSRLPALITVVKEINEPRYPSLIGIRKAARASIPVWGCEDLGLDASGVGSGASGVEWRTALPPVREAHIEMIDGGPEDAARTLVDRLMEEKVI from the coding sequence TTGAACATTATCGCCCTGGTGAAGCAGACGCCAGATACGGCGCAGTTGTCCGGCTCCGTGGACGGCCTCAAGCTGTCCGCCGACGGCGGACCCCGTATCGTCAACCCATGGGACGAGTACACGCTGGAAACGGCCATTCAGGCCCGGGAGGAGCACGGCGGAAAAGTGACCGCGCTGTGCCTGGGGCCTCCCGAAGCCTCCGACGCGTTGAAGACCGCCCTGGCCATGGGCGTGGACGAAGCCGTCCTGGTATCGGACCCGGCCATGGCGGACAGCGACAGCCTTGCTTCGGCGCGCATCCTGGTCGCGGCCATCCGCAAAATCGGTGCCTTCGACCTCATCGTCGGGGGCCGGGCGGCGATCGACGGCAATACGGCAGCGACCGCCGTACAGGTCGCGGCCCTGCTCGGCGTACCGCTCGTCTCCTACGTGGCGGAACTGAAGAGCCTGGACCCGTCGGACGGAACCATCTCGGCGGTCAGGTTGCTCGAGAAAGCGCGGGAGACGGTCACCAGCCGGCTTCCGGCCCTGATCACGGTCGTCAAGGAGATCAACGAACCCCGGTATCCGAGCCTCATCGGCATACGCAAGGCGGCACGGGCCAGCATTCCCGTATGGGGCTGCGAAGACCTCGGTCTCGATGCGTCGGGCGTGGGCTCCGGCGCCTCGGGGGTCGAATGGCGGACGGCCCTTCCTCCGGTGCGGGAAGCGCACATCGAAATGATCGATGGCGGCCCCGAAGACGCGGCCAGGACCCTGGTAGACCGGTTGATGGAAGAAAAGGTCATTTAG
- a CDS encoding aminotransferase class V-fold PLP-dependent enzyme, which yields MLIDPSEFIGTQGITHLCTGGESPMLKTHGDAVNRFFEDKLLGEEGRRRLEVVSTGCKEKVGRLFGVPADDIAFLTSTSEAINLLVYALDWKPGDNVVVADVEFPSDVLPWTLLKDRGVELRIVENANWRTELENLDKAIDENTRVVNVSHVSYFTGQRLPLPELAEIVHRKNALLCLDVTHSAGAVPVEAQYADFVVSSCYKWLMAVHGVGIFYWNRQRVPELNPPFVGWHTPAYLPDWKDPSAYIPRKDASRFTPGNETWIGVYILDNALDCLLGIGIDRIEEHVLHLSTRVWDGLSDLGWEVITPRAEAERAGNVCFTAADVNAVTHALEAQNVLIFGAYGGVGRARVSTHFYNTDRDVDRFLEVMREIPVTCPASTPGRDFSKAAGVAAENQG from the coding sequence ATGCTGATTGATCCTTCCGAGTTCATTGGAACCCAGGGCATAACCCATCTGTGCACCGGCGGCGAATCGCCCATGCTGAAGACCCATGGCGACGCCGTCAACCGGTTCTTTGAAGACAAGCTCCTGGGAGAGGAAGGACGCAGGCGCCTCGAAGTGGTGTCCACCGGATGCAAAGAAAAAGTCGGGCGGCTGTTCGGCGTCCCGGCCGATGACATTGCCTTCCTGACCTCGACCTCCGAGGCCATCAACCTGCTGGTCTACGCACTCGACTGGAAGCCCGGCGACAACGTGGTGGTCGCCGACGTGGAGTTCCCTTCGGACGTATTGCCGTGGACCCTGTTGAAGGACCGCGGCGTTGAGCTTCGGATCGTAGAAAACGCTAACTGGCGCACGGAGTTGGAAAACCTTGATAAAGCGATAGATGAAAACACCAGGGTGGTCAATGTCAGCCATGTCAGCTATTTCACCGGCCAACGCCTGCCGCTGCCCGAACTTGCCGAAATCGTGCACCGCAAGAACGCCCTGCTTTGTCTCGACGTCACTCATTCCGCGGGTGCCGTTCCGGTGGAAGCGCAGTACGCGGACTTCGTCGTGTCCAGCTGCTACAAGTGGCTCATGGCCGTACACGGGGTCGGCATATTTTACTGGAACCGCCAGCGCGTACCCGAGCTGAACCCGCCTTTCGTGGGGTGGCATACACCGGCCTATCTCCCCGACTGGAAGGATCCATCCGCATACATCCCCCGGAAGGATGCCAGCCGGTTCACCCCGGGCAATGAAACCTGGATCGGGGTGTACATCCTGGACAACGCCCTGGACTGCCTGCTCGGCATCGGGATCGACCGCATCGAGGAGCACGTGCTTCACCTGAGCACCCGCGTGTGGGACGGCCTGTCGGACCTGGGCTGGGAGGTCATCACGCCCCGGGCGGAAGCGGAAAGGGCAGGCAACGTCTGCTTCACCGCGGCGGACGTCAATGCGGTGACTCACGCCCTCGAAGCGCAGAACGTGTTGATTTTCGGGGCTTACGGCGGCGTGGGAAGGGCCCGCGTGTCCACCCATTTCTACAATACGGACCGTGACGTGGACCGGTTCCTCGAAGTCATGCGGGAGATCCCGGTGACTTGCCCGGCGTCGACACCCGGCAGAGACTTCAGCAAAGCGGCCGGGGTGGCGGCCGAAAACCAGGGTTAA
- a CDS encoding acyl-CoA dehydrogenase family protein: MEFELSEEHRMVERMVYDFARNEILPSIREHDRNGTFPHDLLPKMAAQGFMGICLPVRYDGAGMDFISLGLLSEGLEWADSSVRETIAVHLGLHALPIFQWGTEEQKERFLPPLATGEHIACFGLTEPGAGSDVAAMGSRARKEGDTYLVSGEKMWITLSDVADRFLVFAKTNQEEGTRGITAFLLERGWEGLTTGTIKGKMGVRASNTGWINMDEVPVPASHRLGEEGEGFKIAMSCLDNARYTVASGAVGLMKYCLEASVSYARQRRTFGQPIGDHQLVKQLIAQMKQRIDLGELAVRKVGWLKNRGMRNTRETSMAKWYCTESAFSTASDAVQVHGAYGYSDEYDVERHLRNSKSAVIYEGTSQIHQLMQADYEFGNRTDRPLRCEMPAYDPDYWQN; the protein is encoded by the coding sequence ATGGAATTCGAGCTGAGCGAAGAACACAGGATGGTCGAGCGGATGGTGTACGACTTCGCCCGCAACGAGATCCTGCCGTCCATCAGGGAACACGACCGCAACGGCACATTCCCTCACGACCTGCTGCCGAAGATGGCAGCCCAGGGATTCATGGGCATCTGCCTCCCGGTTCGCTACGATGGAGCCGGCATGGACTTCATATCCCTCGGCCTGCTGTCGGAAGGTCTGGAGTGGGCCGACTCTTCCGTACGGGAGACGATCGCGGTCCACCTGGGCCTGCACGCCCTGCCCATCTTCCAATGGGGCACGGAAGAACAGAAGGAACGGTTCCTGCCGCCCCTGGCCACCGGCGAGCATATCGCATGTTTCGGACTGACCGAACCGGGCGCGGGCTCGGACGTGGCCGCCATGGGCAGCCGGGCCCGGAAGGAAGGCGACACCTACCTGGTCAGCGGCGAGAAGATGTGGATCACGCTGTCCGACGTGGCGGACCGCTTTCTCGTTTTCGCCAAGACGAACCAGGAGGAAGGCACGCGAGGCATCACCGCCTTCCTGCTCGAACGGGGGTGGGAAGGACTGACCACCGGCACGATCAAGGGCAAGATGGGGGTGCGGGCCAGCAACACGGGCTGGATCAACATGGACGAGGTCCCCGTGCCCGCGTCCCACCGGCTGGGCGAAGAGGGCGAAGGATTCAAGATCGCCATGTCCTGTCTCGACAACGCCCGCTATACCGTCGCGTCGGGCGCCGTCGGCCTGATGAAATACTGCCTGGAAGCGTCCGTGTCGTACGCCCGGCAGCGCCGGACCTTCGGCCAGCCGATCGGCGACCATCAACTCGTAAAGCAGCTCATCGCCCAGATGAAGCAGCGCATCGACCTGGGTGAACTGGCGGTGCGCAAGGTCGGATGGCTCAAGAACCGTGGCATGCGGAACACCCGGGAGACGAGCATGGCCAAGTGGTACTGCACGGAATCGGCCTTCTCCACGGCCAGCGACGCGGTACAGGTCCACGGTGCCTATGGATACTCCGACGAGTACGACGTGGAACGTCACCTGCGCAACAGCAAGAGTGCGGTCATCTACGAAGGCACGTCGCAGATCCACCAGCTCATGCAGGCGGACTACGAGTTCGGCAACCGGACGGACCGACCGCTCCGGTGCGAGATGCCCGCCTACGATCCGGATTACTGGCAAAACTGA